The following are encoded together in the Dermacoccus nishinomiyaensis genome:
- a CDS encoding TIGR03089 family protein: protein MTTRTPWQVLEHLVATDQTAPRVTFYERTPGPTQGERIELSAKVLTNWVSKAANLLSEELDVDASSSVVVHLPAAHWRTAYWCLAVWSLGAQVVFVDADDDDGALPSAPIVREADVLVTSNPADEVDIDIVVVTLAMLARRSSAPLPTDAIDEAQELSTFGDVFTPFDVPAPTAAALTVVTGAGDERQTSYADLTTPLTDAGRHFLASPSPELLAGVLAGGGSVVLVRGDMEAADLARLLEQESAQPR, encoded by the coding sequence ATGACGACCCGCACCCCGTGGCAGGTGCTCGAACACCTCGTCGCGACGGATCAGACGGCACCACGGGTGACGTTCTACGAACGCACGCCCGGCCCCACGCAGGGTGAACGCATCGAGTTGTCGGCCAAGGTGCTGACGAACTGGGTGAGCAAGGCCGCCAACCTCTTGAGCGAGGAGCTCGACGTCGACGCGTCCTCGAGCGTCGTCGTGCACCTGCCTGCTGCTCACTGGCGCACGGCCTATTGGTGCCTCGCCGTGTGGTCGCTCGGAGCGCAGGTCGTCTTCGTCGATGCCGACGACGACGATGGCGCCCTGCCGTCTGCCCCCATCGTGCGGGAGGCCGACGTGCTCGTCACCTCGAACCCTGCGGACGAGGTCGACATCGACATCGTCGTCGTCACGCTCGCGATGCTTGCGCGTCGATCGTCCGCTCCCCTGCCAACCGATGCGATCGATGAGGCGCAGGAGCTCAGCACCTTCGGCGACGTGTTCACCCCGTTCGATGTCCCGGCGCCGACGGCCGCCGCGCTGACCGTGGTGACGGGCGCCGGCGACGAGCGTCAGACGTCGTACGCCGACCTCACGACGCCACTCACCGACGCCGGCCGGCACTTCCTGGCCTCGCCGTCGCCGGAGCTTCTCGCCGGCGTCCTGGCGGGCGGCGGCAGCGTCGTGCTCGTGCGAGGCGACATGGAGGCCGCTGACCTGGCGCGCCTACTGGAGCAGGAGTCCGCGCAGCCTCGATGA
- a CDS encoding ABC transporter ATP-binding protein gives MPVEWQTPEGKPVIEVDDLGVEFLKGRKRNLSLREIIYKRKTSYDKETFWALRNVSFDVGRGEAVGLVGANGGGKSTLLKMIAGTLLPDEGSARIHEGVAPMIELTGGFIGELSARENIYLMAGLHGMKKETVDERFDDIVKFAGPQVQRGLDLPFRHFSSGMQVRLGFSVITQLDEPILLVDEVLAVGDRAFREQCYERMEGLLAEGRTLFLVSHSEGDLTRFCTRGIYLQGGTLVGDGPMKEIIDRYNKDLDAGVS, from the coding sequence ATGCCCGTCGAATGGCAGACCCCCGAGGGCAAGCCGGTCATCGAGGTCGACGACCTGGGCGTCGAGTTCCTCAAGGGCCGCAAGCGCAACCTGTCGCTGCGCGAGATCATCTACAAGCGCAAGACCTCCTACGACAAGGAGACGTTCTGGGCGCTGCGCAACGTCTCGTTCGACGTCGGCCGTGGGGAGGCCGTCGGTCTCGTCGGGGCCAACGGTGGCGGCAAGTCGACGCTGCTCAAGATGATCGCCGGCACCTTGCTTCCCGACGAGGGCTCAGCGCGCATCCACGAGGGCGTCGCCCCGATGATCGAACTCACCGGTGGCTTCATCGGCGAGTTGTCGGCTCGCGAGAACATCTACCTCATGGCCGGCCTGCACGGCATGAAGAAGGAGACGGTCGACGAGCGATTCGACGACATCGTCAAGTTCGCCGGGCCGCAGGTGCAGCGGGGGCTCGACCTGCCGTTCCGCCACTTCAGCTCCGGCATGCAGGTGCGGCTAGGCTTCTCCGTCATCACGCAGCTCGACGAGCCCATCCTCCTCGTCGACGAGGTGCTCGCCGTCGGCGACCGTGCCTTCCGCGAGCAGTGCTACGAGCGGATGGAAGGGCTTCTCGCCGAGGGACGCACGCTGTTCCTCGTCAGCCACTCCGAAGGTGACCTCACGCGCTTCTGCACGCGCGGCATCTACCTGCAGGGCGGCACCCTCGTCGGCGACGGGCCGATGAAGGAGATCATCGACCGTTACAACAAGGATCTCGACGCCGGCGTCAGCTGA
- a CDS encoding ABC transporter permease: MNSSNRLARIWDHRATLDTLVRRDLRVRYSRSALGYLWTLIDPLAMALVYSFVFGVIWASDPSPGEPMAQRFKNTDGVPIVLFIVAGMLAWNWFNNVINESARALYAERLLVRSTNLPRELWVARVVISKGIEHLLSLPILIGFMLYYWANGEVQLSWELVYWIPALLIQFILLMGMGLVIAPVAALVDDFIRIVRIILRVLFYLTPIIYSIHLLAEKASQHGFGWATTLMQINPLTGIIDMYRAGFVSEHGPDWHSWIFAFVLSLGWLAFGSWVFRKLEPAILKEI; encoded by the coding sequence ATGAACTCATCGAACCGCTTGGCGCGGATCTGGGACCATCGAGCGACGCTCGACACCCTCGTCCGACGTGACCTTCGCGTGCGTTATTCGCGCTCGGCGTTGGGTTACCTCTGGACCCTGATCGACCCCCTCGCCATGGCGCTGGTCTACTCGTTCGTCTTCGGCGTCATCTGGGCGAGCGACCCCTCACCGGGTGAGCCGATGGCTCAGCGGTTCAAGAACACCGACGGTGTGCCGATCGTGCTCTTCATCGTCGCCGGCATGCTCGCCTGGAACTGGTTCAACAACGTCATCAACGAGAGCGCGCGAGCGCTCTACGCGGAGCGGTTGCTCGTCCGCTCGACGAACCTTCCGCGCGAGTTGTGGGTGGCGCGCGTGGTCATCTCCAAGGGCATCGAGCACCTGCTGTCACTGCCGATCCTCATCGGATTCATGCTCTACTACTGGGCCAACGGGGAGGTGCAGCTCAGCTGGGAGCTGGTGTACTGGATCCCGGCGCTGCTCATCCAGTTCATCCTGCTCATGGGCATGGGCCTCGTCATCGCCCCGGTGGCAGCGCTCGTCGACGACTTCATCCGGATCGTCCGCATCATCCTGCGCGTGCTGTTCTACCTGACACCCATCATCTACTCGATCCATCTGCTCGCCGAGAAGGCCTCGCAGCACGGGTTCGGCTGGGCGACGACGCTCATGCAGATCAACCCGCTCACCGGCATCATCGACATGTACCGGGCGGGCTTCGTCAGCGAGCACGGCCCCGACTGGCACAGCTGGATCTTCGCCTTCGTCCTCTCGCTCGGGTGGCTCGCCTTCGGCTCCTGGGTGTTCCGCAAGCTCGAGCCCGCGATCCTCAAGGAGATCTGA
- a CDS encoding glycosyltransferase family 2 protein, translated as MSDEHSPAAQPAGADDGERRGISVFMPILDEEKHLAESVRAILAQEYDGPLEVVLAIGPCHDRTWDVARELADADDRITLVENPTGRTPDGLNAALAATRHDILVRVDGHGILSPGYLRTVERLLAETGAANVGGIMDAEGTTDFEQAVECAMKSKIGVGGVKFKQGGDAGAVETVYLGNFAREWIERVGMYDPRYTRAQDWEMNYRIRRAGGTVWFTPELRVTYRPRASFKALAKQYFEYGMWRRVVARQHKGSINLRYLAPPVAVVGVVGGAALGAFWRPALAAPLGYAALVTAGGVHAARGRDAAVVVRMPAVLATMHLAWGLGFLTSRVELEPAEPGQAPRA; from the coding sequence GTGTCAGATGAGCATTCGCCCGCCGCACAACCGGCCGGAGCCGACGACGGGGAACGTCGCGGCATCTCCGTCTTCATGCCGATCCTCGACGAGGAGAAGCACCTCGCCGAGTCGGTGCGCGCCATCCTCGCGCAGGAATACGACGGCCCGCTCGAGGTCGTCCTCGCCATCGGGCCGTGCCACGACCGAACGTGGGACGTCGCGCGCGAGCTCGCAGACGCCGACGATCGCATCACCCTCGTCGAGAACCCCACGGGCCGCACGCCGGACGGCCTCAACGCCGCGCTCGCTGCGACGCGCCACGACATCCTCGTACGCGTCGACGGCCACGGCATCCTCTCGCCGGGCTACCTGCGCACGGTCGAGCGGCTGCTCGCCGAGACGGGCGCCGCGAACGTCGGCGGCATCATGGACGCTGAGGGAACGACCGACTTCGAGCAGGCCGTCGAGTGCGCGATGAAGTCGAAGATCGGCGTCGGGGGCGTGAAGTTCAAGCAAGGCGGTGACGCCGGCGCGGTCGAGACGGTCTACCTCGGCAACTTCGCGCGCGAGTGGATCGAGCGCGTCGGGATGTACGACCCGCGCTACACGCGGGCACAGGACTGGGAGATGAACTACCGCATCCGCCGCGCGGGCGGCACCGTCTGGTTCACCCCCGAACTGCGCGTCACCTATCGTCCGCGGGCGAGCTTCAAGGCGCTCGCCAAGCAGTACTTCGAGTACGGCATGTGGCGTCGCGTCGTCGCGCGTCAGCACAAGGGGTCGATCAACCTGCGCTATCTCGCGCCGCCCGTCGCGGTCGTCGGTGTCGTCGGGGGTGCTGCGCTCGGCGCGTTCTGGCGCCCGGCGCTCGCAGCGCCGCTCGGGTACGCGGCCCTCGTCACCGCCGGAGGCGTGCACGCGGCGCGCGGGCGCGACGCGGCCGTCGTCGTCCGCATGCCGGCCGTGCTCGCGACGATGCACCTGGCCTGGGGCCTGGGCTTCCTCACCTCCCGCGTCGAGCTCGAACCCGCCGAACCGGGGCAGGCCCCGCGAGCCTGA
- a CDS encoding LCP family protein, with amino-acid sequence MRSARRDNAGPAGRWSDPRASNARPTEARIGERRDGDARTGDGRPAGRLPRRPGGAAAAGAGAAGAAAADAGAAAAGSAGAGAAAAGSAGAGAAAAGSAGAGAAAAGSAGAGAAAAGSAASADERRRTSPDAPDRDSTRAMPQEDAPGRDSTRAMPQEDAPRQGVRRRVIGGGAAAGAAGAAASGHARAAGVRPDVRDVDAQRGPHRDLRPGGPHGPAGASGPVGQGGPVGQGGPGAQGGPGGPGDSGEEPPRPRGRFGRGKKIVAGVLVLLLLWVGGLVWAGMSAWGKVQKVDAIPSEHLADSGAGHNTLIVGSDGRSGLTTEQKKKLGTGDAEGQRTDSIMILHTGGDKPTLMSIPRDSYVSIPGHAKNKINASFSIGGPQLLVKTIETNTGIHIDNYMEIGFGGFASVVDAVGGVNICVARDMNDPKAHINLKKGCQQMDGPTALGYVRARYSDPEGDLGRAKRQRQFLAALMKEISSPSNLLVPWRLKGLGESGAQGLSVDKGMSMMQGLQTMWNLKKFSGDGGNSVVVPTGNAALPTPAGEAVEWDATRSAELFKAIKENGDTSSFVKKTTAN; translated from the coding sequence GTGCGCAGCGCGCGGCGCGACAACGCGGGCCCCGCAGGCCGTTGGAGCGATCCCCGCGCCTCGAACGCCCGCCCGACCGAGGCTCGCATCGGCGAGCGCCGTGACGGCGACGCCCGCACCGGTGACGGCCGCCCGGCGGGGCGTCTTCCGAGGCGTCCCGGTGGCGCTGCCGCGGCGGGCGCAGGTGCTGCAGGCGCTGCCGCGGCGGACGCAGGTGCTGCAGCCGCAGGTTCGGCGGGCGCAGGTGCTGCAGCCGCGGGTTCGGCGGGCGCAGGTGCTGCAGCCGCAGGTTCGGCGGGCGCAGGTGCTGCAGCCGCGGGTTCGGCGGGCGCAGGTGCTGCAGCCGCAGGTTCGGCGGCCTCCGCCGACGAGCGCCGCCGCACCTCACCCGACGCCCCGGACCGCGACTCGACCCGTGCCATGCCGCAGGAAGATGCCCCGGGCCGCGACTCCACGCGCGCCATGCCGCAGGAGGATGCCCCCCGCCAGGGCGTGCGACGTCGCGTCATCGGAGGTGGTGCGGCGGCCGGGGCCGCGGGCGCCGCCGCGTCCGGGCACGCTCGCGCCGCCGGTGTGAGGCCCGATGTCCGTGACGTCGACGCCCAGCGCGGCCCCCACCGCGACCTCCGTCCTGGCGGCCCTCACGGACCCGCCGGAGCCAGCGGCCCCGTCGGACAGGGCGGCCCCGTCGGACAGGGCGGCCCCGGCGCACAGGGTGGCCCCGGCGGGCCGGGCGACTCGGGCGAGGAACCGCCTCGTCCACGCGGCCGGTTCGGGCGCGGCAAGAAGATCGTCGCAGGGGTGCTCGTGCTGCTCCTGCTGTGGGTCGGCGGCCTCGTCTGGGCCGGCATGTCCGCGTGGGGCAAGGTGCAGAAGGTCGACGCGATCCCCTCGGAGCACCTCGCCGATTCGGGCGCGGGCCACAATACGCTCATCGTCGGATCAGACGGGCGCAGTGGCCTCACGACCGAGCAGAAGAAGAAGCTCGGCACGGGTGACGCGGAGGGCCAGCGCACCGACTCGATCATGATCCTGCACACGGGCGGCGACAAGCCGACCCTCATGTCGATCCCGCGCGACAGCTACGTCTCCATTCCGGGGCACGCGAAGAACAAGATCAACGCGTCGTTCTCGATCGGCGGCCCGCAGCTGCTCGTCAAGACGATCGAGACGAACACCGGCATCCACATCGACAACTACATGGAGATCGGTTTCGGCGGGTTCGCCTCCGTCGTCGACGCCGTCGGCGGTGTCAACATCTGTGTCGCCCGCGACATGAACGACCCCAAGGCCCACATCAACCTCAAGAAGGGGTGCCAGCAGATGGACGGGCCGACGGCCCTGGGGTACGTGCGAGCCCGTTATTCCGACCCGGAGGGCGACCTCGGGCGCGCCAAGCGTCAGCGTCAGTTCCTCGCGGCGCTCATGAAGGAGATCAGCTCGCCCTCCAACCTGCTCGTGCCGTGGAGGCTCAAGGGCCTCGGCGAATCGGGCGCGCAGGGGCTCTCGGTCGACAAGGGCATGTCGATGATGCAGGGCCTGCAGACGATGTGGAACCTCAAGAAGTTCTCCGGAGACGGCGGCAACTCCGTCGTCGTGCCCACCGGCAACGCGGCGCTGCCCACCCCCGCCGGCGAGGCCGTCGAATGGGACGCGACGCGTTCGGCCGAGCTGTTCAAGGCCATCAAGGAGAACGGCGACACCTCCTCCTTCGTCAAGAAGACGACGGCGAACTGA
- a CDS encoding NAD(P)-dependent oxidoreductase — MKIAVFGATGMLGSAIVSEGGSRGHEIVSVSTRPGAGDVVASIEDTDAVVRLAKDVDAVVVSVPPARSTSAEAWLAAHERLAATPLEARLFMVGGAGSSLDANDRPLLEGEDFPADFRPEAEAASTALAMFRNGSPEPTWTIVSPAPVLAPGERTGHYETSDDHMIGVSVSSQDLAVAIIDELENPRHSNKRFVVSN, encoded by the coding sequence ATGAAGATCGCAGTGTTCGGCGCCACGGGCATGCTCGGCTCGGCCATCGTCAGCGAGGGTGGCTCGCGCGGCCACGAGATCGTCAGCGTGTCGACGCGGCCCGGTGCGGGTGACGTCGTCGCCTCGATCGAGGACACGGACGCCGTCGTCCGCCTCGCGAAGGACGTCGACGCAGTCGTCGTCTCGGTGCCGCCCGCACGCTCGACGAGCGCCGAGGCGTGGCTCGCGGCGCACGAGCGTCTTGCGGCGACCCCGCTCGAGGCCCGCCTGTTCATGGTCGGCGGCGCCGGTAGCTCGCTCGACGCGAACGACCGTCCGCTGCTGGAGGGCGAGGATTTCCCCGCCGACTTCCGTCCCGAGGCGGAGGCCGCGAGCACGGCCCTCGCGATGTTCCGGAACGGTTCGCCCGAACCGACCTGGACGATTGTCTCCCCCGCTCCCGTCCTCGCCCCCGGCGAGCGCACGGGCCACTACGAGACGTCCGACGACCACATGATCGGCGTGAGCGTCTCGAGCCAGGATCTGGCCGTAGCGATCATCGACGAGCTCGAGAACCCCCGGCATTCGAACAAGCGGTTCGTCGTCTCCAACTGA
- a CDS encoding acyl-CoA dehydrogenase family protein, which produces MAANPDFDLYKISEEHEALREAIRPVCENKIAPHAADVDDKSRFPQEALDALIEAGMQAPHVDEQYGGMGIDALGTCIVIEEVARVCASSSLIPAVNKLGSMPVILGGGEEIKAKYLPKLASGEAMFSYGLSEREAGSDTASMKTKAKRDGDHYVLNGQKSWITNAGESEFYTVLAVTDPEGERGRNISAFVVEKSDEGFSFGEPERKLGIKGSPTRELHFDNCRIPADRIVGAEGEGLKIALRTLDHTRVTIGAQAVGIAQGALDYAVGYVKERQQFGKAIAEFQAIQFMLADMAMKVETARQMVYVAAAKSERQDADLSFFGAAAKCFASDVAMEVTTDAVQLLGGAGYVKDFPVERMMRDAKITQIYEGTNQIQRLVMGRAVLKGY; this is translated from the coding sequence ATGGCTGCTAACCCTGACTTCGACCTCTACAAGATCTCCGAGGAGCACGAGGCGCTCCGCGAGGCCATCCGCCCCGTCTGCGAGAACAAGATCGCGCCGCACGCGGCCGACGTCGACGACAAGTCGCGCTTCCCGCAGGAGGCCCTCGACGCCCTGATAGAGGCCGGCATGCAGGCGCCGCACGTGGACGAGCAGTACGGCGGCATGGGCATCGACGCCCTCGGCACGTGCATCGTCATCGAGGAGGTGGCCCGCGTCTGCGCGAGCTCCTCGCTCATCCCGGCCGTCAACAAGCTCGGCTCCATGCCCGTCATCCTCGGCGGCGGCGAGGAGATCAAGGCGAAGTACCTACCGAAGCTCGCCTCCGGTGAGGCGATGTTCTCCTACGGTCTGTCCGAGCGCGAGGCCGGTTCCGACACCGCGTCGATGAAGACGAAGGCCAAGCGCGACGGCGACCACTACGTCCTCAACGGCCAGAAATCGTGGATCACGAACGCCGGCGAATCCGAGTTCTACACGGTCCTCGCCGTCACCGACCCCGAGGGTGAGCGCGGGCGCAACATCTCCGCGTTCGTCGTCGAGAAGAGCGACGAGGGCTTCAGCTTCGGTGAGCCCGAGCGCAAGCTCGGCATCAAGGGTTCGCCGACGCGCGAGCTGCACTTCGACAACTGCCGCATCCCCGCCGACCGCATCGTCGGCGCCGAGGGCGAGGGCCTCAAGATCGCGCTGCGCACCCTCGACCACACGCGTGTGACGATCGGTGCGCAGGCCGTCGGCATCGCGCAGGGCGCGCTCGACTACGCCGTCGGCTACGTCAAGGAGCGTCAGCAGTTCGGCAAGGCCATCGCCGAGTTCCAGGCCATCCAGTTCATGCTCGCCGACATGGCGATGAAGGTCGAGACGGCCCGTCAGATGGTCTACGTCGCGGCCGCGAAGTCGGAGCGTCAGGACGCCGACCTGTCGTTCTTCGGCGCCGCTGCGAAGTGCTTCGCCTCCGACGTCGCGATGGAGGTGACGACCGACGCCGTCCAGCTGCTCGGCGGCGCCGGCTACGTCAAGGACTTCCCCGTCGAGCGCATGATGCGCGACGCGAAGATCACGCAGATCTACGAAGGCACCAACCAGATCCAGCGTCTCGTCATGGGCCGCGCGGTACTCAAGGGCTACTGA
- the purE gene encoding 5-(carboxyamino)imidazole ribonucleotide mutase, whose amino-acid sequence MSDATTPDVTTNAAGSATPATSSTTPTSATQPAKAPVVGLVMGSNSDWPTMSAAADVLDEFGIGYEADVVSAHRMAHEMVEYGTRAAERGLRVIIAGAGGAAHLPGMLASVTTLPVIGVPVPLKHLDGMDSLLSIVQMPAGVPVATVSIGGARNAGLLAARILGVGDSDEACRIAAQMMQFQASLRDEAHAKGEALRREVAGRQA is encoded by the coding sequence ATGAGCGACGCGACCACCCCCGACGTGACGACGAACGCTGCGGGTTCGGCGACCCCGGCCACGAGCTCGACGACCCCCACGAGCGCGACGCAGCCGGCGAAGGCGCCCGTCGTCGGGCTCGTCATGGGCAGCAACTCGGACTGGCCGACGATGTCCGCGGCCGCCGATGTCCTCGACGAGTTCGGCATCGGCTACGAGGCCGACGTCGTCTCGGCGCACCGCATGGCGCACGAGATGGTCGAGTACGGCACCCGCGCCGCGGAGCGCGGCCTGCGCGTCATCATCGCCGGCGCCGGGGGAGCGGCGCACCTGCCGGGCATGCTCGCGTCGGTCACGACGCTCCCCGTCATCGGGGTGCCCGTGCCGCTGAAACACCTCGACGGCATGGACTCGCTGCTGTCGATCGTCCAGATGCCCGCCGGCGTGCCCGTCGCGACGGTCTCGATCGGTGGTGCGCGCAACGCGGGCCTGCTCGCGGCGCGCATCCTCGGCGTCGGTGACTCGGACGAGGCGTGTCGCATCGCCGCCCAGATGATGCAGTTCCAGGCGAGCCTGCGCGACGAGGCCCACGCCAAGGGCGAGGCGCTGCGGCGCGAGGTCGCCGGACGTCAGGCCTGA
- a CDS encoding 5-(carboxyamino)imidazole ribonucleotide synthase — protein sequence MNQPQPHARNATEPDAATPDTQPAREARRAPGGFPVVGIIGGGQLARMCAAPAAELALTLSVFAESDDAAAALVVPHAPVGDYRDAEQVREWARGCDVVTFDHEHVPADVLAALEADGVALHPRPSALRFAQDKLAMRQRLSDLDVPCPAWAPVSTSDELSAFGEQHGWPLVLKTPTGGYDGKGVMLVRTPDDADAWFAQADGAPLLAEEAVAFEREIAVMIARSPSGQVAVWPVVETVQVDGICTEVLAPAPDLSDDAAERITSAAITIARELDVTGVMAVELFDVGGGEFVVNELAMRPHNSGHWSMDGSVTGQFEQHLRAVLDLPLGDTRARAPWTVMGNVLGGEYEELYPTYKHLMARDPGLKIHLYGKGVRPGRKIGHVNVFGDDLVGLRARARHACDYLQGTVTE from the coding sequence GTGAACCAACCCCAGCCCCATGCGCGCAACGCCACCGAGCCGGACGCTGCGACGCCCGACACCCAGCCCGCCCGCGAGGCGCGCCGCGCGCCGGGCGGATTTCCCGTCGTCGGCATCATCGGCGGCGGCCAGCTCGCCCGCATGTGTGCCGCCCCCGCGGCCGAGCTCGCGCTGACGTTGTCCGTCTTCGCCGAGTCCGACGACGCCGCAGCCGCGCTCGTCGTGCCGCATGCGCCTGTCGGTGACTACCGCGACGCCGAGCAGGTGCGCGAGTGGGCACGCGGGTGCGACGTCGTGACGTTCGATCACGAGCACGTGCCCGCCGACGTGCTCGCTGCGCTCGAGGCCGACGGCGTCGCGCTGCACCCGCGCCCGAGTGCGCTGCGCTTCGCCCAGGACAAGCTCGCGATGCGTCAGCGCCTCAGCGACCTCGACGTGCCGTGCCCCGCCTGGGCTCCCGTTTCCACGAGCGACGAGTTGAGCGCGTTCGGCGAACAGCATGGCTGGCCGCTCGTGCTCAAGACCCCGACGGGCGGGTACGACGGCAAGGGCGTCATGCTCGTGCGCACCCCCGACGACGCGGACGCCTGGTTCGCGCAGGCTGACGGCGCGCCGCTGCTCGCGGAGGAGGCCGTCGCGTTCGAGCGGGAGATCGCCGTCATGATCGCGCGCAGCCCGAGCGGCCAGGTCGCCGTGTGGCCCGTCGTCGAGACCGTTCAGGTCGACGGCATCTGCACCGAGGTCCTCGCCCCCGCCCCGGACCTGAGCGACGACGCTGCCGAACGCATCACCTCCGCCGCCATCACGATCGCGCGCGAACTCGACGTCACGGGCGTCATGGCCGTCGAGCTGTTCGACGTCGGCGGCGGCGAGTTCGTCGTCAACGAGCTCGCGATGCGCCCGCACAACTCGGGACACTGGTCGATGGACGGCTCCGTCACCGGTCAGTTCGAGCAGCACCTACGCGCCGTCCTCGACCTGCCCCTCGGCGACACGCGCGCGCGGGCACCGTGGACGGTCATGGGCAACGTGCTCGGCGGCGAGTACGAGGAGTTGTACCCCACCTACAAGCACCTCATGGCACGTGATCCCGGCCTCAAGATCCACCTCTACGGCAAGGGTGTGCGCCCCGGCCGCAAGATCGGGCACGTCAACGTCTTCGGCGACGACCTCGTCGGCCTGCGCGCACGAGCCCGCCACGCCTGTGACTACCTCCAAGGAACGGTGACCGAATGA
- a CDS encoding winged helix-turn-helix domain-containing protein produces MNDVLVARGGFGDDTALMRMSHAAHLSVRTVEGTLETVTPESVGTATACIVFAANCRRVDGDADLGGGATAAPDGVRESAAAVRTSSRRHPGVAFVAVLDDAALVGDVERAAATVALLDAGADDVISCAITPAELEARVSAAVRRVNRAQGGPRLVANAAEGSPPHVDAARRELVGAGGRAVMTAKEAIVMGVLVGRDDVVSRAEFEAALWTGQWRGTPKAVDMHIAKLRPKLRVATGGQWQIETVRGAGFVLTRREGEALESVGVGLAHPATPA; encoded by the coding sequence ATGAACGACGTCCTGGTCGCCCGCGGGGGTTTCGGCGACGACACGGCTCTCATGCGCATGAGCCACGCAGCACACCTCTCGGTCCGCACCGTGGAGGGCACGCTCGAAACCGTGACGCCCGAATCCGTCGGAACGGCGACCGCGTGCATCGTCTTCGCGGCGAACTGCCGCCGCGTCGACGGCGACGCCGACCTGGGCGGCGGCGCCACGGCCGCGCCCGACGGGGTGCGCGAGAGCGCCGCCGCCGTGCGCACCTCTTCCCGCCGGCATCCGGGTGTGGCGTTCGTCGCTGTGCTCGACGACGCGGCGCTCGTCGGGGACGTCGAACGCGCGGCCGCGACCGTCGCGCTGCTCGACGCGGGGGCCGACGACGTCATCTCGTGCGCGATCACGCCGGCGGAGCTCGAAGCGCGGGTCAGCGCCGCGGTGCGCCGGGTCAACCGGGCGCAGGGCGGACCGCGGCTGGTGGCGAACGCCGCCGAGGGGAGCCCACCCCACGTGGACGCGGCGCGGCGCGAGCTTGTCGGCGCCGGCGGGCGGGCGGTGATGACCGCGAAGGAAGCCATCGTCATGGGGGTGCTCGTCGGGCGGGATGACGTCGTCAGTCGCGCAGAGTTCGAGGCGGCGCTGTGGACGGGCCAGTGGCGTGGCACACCCAAGGCGGTCGACATGCACATCGCCAAGCTGCGCCCCAAGCTGCGGGTCGCGACGGGCGGGCAGTGGCAGATCGAGACGGTGCGCGGCGCGGGCTTCGTCCTGACGCGGCGCGAGGGCGAGGCCCTCGAGTCGGTGGGGGTGGGCCTCGCCCACCCGGCGACGCCCGCCTGA
- a CDS encoding adenylate/guanylate cyclase domain-containing protein, with protein sequence MADPVSHLDSDDSMFIDAVERRLMGAPRRYKRRDLSTHAGVDADDTRRVWRALGFANSREADVAFSDTDLDALRAVSAMTAAHDLDVDTLLGLARALGRTTDRLAMWQVQLVVDMLAQRDGGPRGGKPLARAAAEEMASLVDDLEPLLLYVWRRNVGVALARLLADAQPETHLGVVRTVGFADLVSFTRLARQLSESDLAALVTRFEAVASDIVSEHGGAVVKTVGDEILFSHQDPEGASRIARALKEMSEVDDLLPQMRVGLSTGRVLARLGDIYGTTVNRAARLTNAAAASQILVDEATADALRHDPESTLRAHEPLELAGIGLSAAWILL encoded by the coding sequence ATGGCTGACCCGGTGTCCCACCTCGATTCCGACGATTCGATGTTCATCGACGCGGTCGAGCGACGCCTCATGGGCGCGCCGCGCCGCTACAAGCGCCGTGACCTGTCGACGCACGCCGGGGTCGACGCCGACGACACCCGTCGCGTGTGGCGCGCTCTCGGTTTCGCCAACTCGCGTGAGGCGGACGTCGCGTTCTCCGACACCGACCTCGACGCCCTGCGCGCGGTGTCCGCGATGACGGCCGCGCACGATCTCGACGTCGACACCCTCCTCGGGCTGGCGCGTGCGCTGGGGCGCACGACCGATCGACTCGCGATGTGGCAGGTGCAACTCGTCGTCGACATGCTCGCGCAGCGTGACGGCGGCCCGCGCGGCGGCAAGCCCCTCGCCCGCGCCGCAGCGGAGGAGATGGCGAGCCTCGTCGACGACCTCGAGCCGTTGCTCCTCTACGTGTGGCGCCGCAACGTCGGCGTCGCCCTCGCGCGCCTGCTGGCAGACGCGCAGCCCGAGACGCACCTCGGTGTCGTGCGCACCGTCGGTTTCGCCGACCTCGTCTCCTTCACGCGCCTCGCGCGTCAGCTCAGTGAGAGTGATCTCGCGGCGCTCGTCACGCGGTTCGAGGCGGTCGCCTCGGACATCGTCAGCGAGCACGGGGGCGCCGTCGTCAAGACGGTCGGTGACGAGATCCTCTTCTCGCACCAGGACCCGGAGGGCGCCTCGCGCATCGCGCGTGCGCTCAAGGAGATGTCGGAGGTCGACGACCTGCTGCCGCAGATGCGCGTGGGTCTGTCGACGGGTCGTGTGCTCGCGCGTCTCGGCGACATCTACGGCACGACGGTCAACCGCGCCGCACGCCTGACGAACGCCGCCGCGGCGAGTCAGATCCTCGTCGACGAGGCAACGGCCGACGCGCTGCGTCACGACCCGGAGTCGACGCTGCGCGCGCACGAACCGTTGGAACTCGCGGGTATCGGCCTCAGCGCGGCCTGGATCCTGCTCTGA